A window of Rhipicephalus microplus isolate Deutch F79 chromosome X, USDA_Rmic, whole genome shotgun sequence genomic DNA:
cgcatgcgcagtggcagcgaccgcaccgcaagggctcacgGTGCGCTATTTCTAAAACTCCCTATGGACCTCGGAGACCCGGCTGTAGCGCTCAAAGTCTGACCGAGTCAACAAAAAGGTAATGTTCTTTGCCCGACGCCGATTCTACTGGTTGCACCCTACATCATTGTTAAGCTACTCGGCACAATAGACAcatttagttgggcgtacgtaacgagcccacGTACGCAGCACTGCCACGGCAGAGAgctgcgcatgtgcagtacgtaacgcATCAATCCAAAGATGCGCgcgtaagcccccccccccccccccccccccacaaagaaataaaaaaaaacgcggcgTGCGTAAACGTGATGAGGTGAAGCGTACGTGGCGTGACGCTCTCGCGATATCTCGATTGAAATAGGAACCAGATAGCCAAACGGCAGCGACGGCGTCGAACGGGGCAACAAAGCCGGCCCAAACCGAGTATATTTTACTTTGAGGGACGATGTTGCGCTGCTACCGCACGAAGACGCTAAAAAGCAcccaaaagctgttttatttctaAGAACATATGTCTagttgaaccaaacgtatctCGGTACGGTcaatcatagagtttctcaaaattaactagagggcactctggcgctgcgatcgttcagcgacaatgggaatgatgggtagtacacacatttgcctagtcgtCGTACtggcgggcggcgaatcgtacttgcggcttcgtttattgctgtgtttcgattttgttttgaaagaaagatttaacccttttgaacttcgtgacccaatttggaaaggtaattcgagaaaaatagggtggtgaagcgcaatcactgaacatttgctgatttttgtttcgtgagaaaacagcttcaagccaccacacacggagccaaaagcaggacagaagtacgaagtttagacaaatgtgtgtactacccaccattcccatactcgctgaagcgccgtgcattgcagctcccatagacactagcaccagagttccctctagtgtatattgggaaactctatgcggTTAATACGGTGAACTAAAAGTGCCGTTGAGTGCTTCGCATGCAGCGTGCGCAACGTATCGTGCCACGTGCataggctcgttacgtacgcccaactaaaagtgtctaataAACGGATGGAGCATGGTCCCGAGCTTAGTGGCAATCCTGCCAATCTTGTTATGATAATGCACACGTGGTGTATCAGCGTGTTGCAGATAAGTGGTCCGATCAGCGGTGGCTCACCCGAAGACGGCGTAAACTTGCCGCCACGAGCCTTTTCGTAGTACCATGATCCGCGCCGACCCGAAGAATGATGTGCAGATTATGATTGTGTAAGTTAAAGCATTGCGTCTTACGACGACAGATCGTGTGCTCAGAGCACATATACTGCAGGACGAGTTTGTTCCCCGACGTTTAGATGCGATGCAGGTCTGTGACTAGCCTTTTTAACGCTGTACCTCCATCCCCACCGCTCCCCTCGTCGCAGGTGTTGGTTGTGTTTGTAAGGAAGGGGaaaaaggcacttaatttttgtctgcctgagcggcgacacggcgcagtgcctgataggggtggggggaaggagggataaaaaaatagaaggaaatagatgaagaaataaagAGGCAAATgacggaaaatagaaggagttgcaaagtggggatccggtcgaagcagtccaagggcggggcaccacaatgcgagagctgcacggcgtcaggagaccgcggagggcgaaccagttggcgggagctacgctggcgtcggagatcgcgagggcacgaccgtccagcttgaaatcctccgagcgaaatCCGCTCGAACCAGGTGTTGAAGCGTTGCCATgtagccacggaggaaggaattcCTCCGTGCCATGTGGCTCatgccctcctagcagtgcgcagtgacgtctctctccctcgcctgccgcgcacTCGCCGCGTGTCCGCTCTCTCTCGATTCACCCTCTCCAGCGCTCGCAACGCCCGAGCCAACACCGTTGGTGTTGCCCGAGCCCACTCCTCaagtgggcatcatctcacccgcgccacctctctaATCTCTCGGCGAGAAGAAGCCTTGAGCCATGGAGAATGCTACGGCGCCGACAAAGAGAGTTACATTATATGCTCCTTAcggcagcagcgttgcgcataGGTCTGCCATTATGTTCAACGTctgtgcagtgaagccactcGCATGCGCAGGAGAAAAATACGAAGCGATGTTCCGGTGTGGGTGGCGTGCCGCATACGTATTCGCGTGCGCTGAGCAAGATTGCACTGTTGCAGCGAGGCGGTATATTGCTACAGGTTGCGAAAaagctagaggcccgtgtgcttatatttaggtgcacattaaaaaccccaggaggtcgaaattcccggagcccttcactacagtgtctctcattaTGGTATGGTGATTTAGGGACGTTATACTCCAAAATTAATTAAATGAGGTGAAAATGATTTAAAAGGCGATTCTTTTAAAACAACGTACTGCACGGTTTTTACACCACCCATacgatgcacaatgtttctgcactAATAATTTTGTGAATGCCCGGTTCATTTTCTTCCCGCTAGACGGCGCTCTCTATGTAGTCTAccgaggcaaaattagagggaagtggaatgggcttcaacctctctttagtcaaacaaggaaaacttattgatcaggcactaccagcattaatgtacgcagatgatatagtgctaatggccaacaacaaggaagatttgcagagattggtggacatctgcggtaatgagggagataggttggattttagattcagtaaggaaaaatcagcagtcatgattttcaatgacaacgaaggtagtgagcttagaatacaggaggtcacgctagatataacagataaatacaaatatctgggcgtatggataagcaatgggaccgagtatctgagggaacacgaaatatacgtgacgactaaaggtaacaggaatgcagcagtcatgaaaaatagggcactgtggaattacaataggtatgatgttgtgagatgaatatggaaaggggtcatggttcctgggctgacgttcggcaatgcggtcttgtgcatgagatcagaagtttaagcaagattagaaattaagcaacgtggaataggtaggcttggtttaggagctcacgggaatacaccaaatcagggagtacaaggtgatatgggatggacatcatttgagggcagggaagctagcagcaagataaaatttgagaagcgattgagagaaatgggggaagagcgttgggctaggaaggttttcagctatttgtacatgaagaatgtcgatacaaaatggaggaagcgaactaggaaattgactggtaaatacttagaaagcagcaggtggccaaaccaaaaagaactatcggttaagaagaaagtgaaggaaacggagactgacatgtggagaatgggcatgattaagaagtccgcactagagacctatcgaacctttaagcagggaattgccaaggaaaggatctatgataatactcggtgtagttctctactgtttgaggccaggacgggagtactgcgaaccaagacatatcgggccaaatacgaaggggtagacacagtatgcagtgcgtgtggagaggaagaagaaactgccgaacacttgataatgttctgtaaagggcttcaccctatagttcaggatgatggcgcagagtttttcaaagcactggggtttagggaccgggagggcaaaataaactttaagcgggtagatttaactagaaggaggttatctgattggtgactaaagtcaaggcacgagtgaaaattaaacccttcactgcaaagtacgaatccttaaactcactttttaaataaaaaaaaataaatctagttttggttcattaagtattacggcttggtggcgctagccaccgcccgatctaaagggcacagccatatccaaccatccatccatccatacatccatccatccaaccgggTGCTCACACGTTTGCAGCTTCGATGTTCTGGCCATTCTAGCTTTTGTAATTCAGTTAAAGCAATGTAATCGTTATTGGTGCTCGCACTTCAGCTTATTTTGACGGGATGTCAGGAGTCTCCGCAGTGCGGATATCGCGAGTTCCTAGGAACGAAGGTGGATTTGCGAATAAAGCCGCAAACGTCAAGCCTATCCGGCGGGTAGtttacgttacgtaaaggtttacgttTTGTTGAGACCCGTACATGCGCTGATTCTATCCAGTAACACGGTATCGTAAAGAACTATACGTAAAAGGTAAAAGCCCCCAATGACGGTCACGATGAGACTAGTCGGCGCGGGCAGAAAACGCACGGGCGCGGCTCCATCGTGCACGTAAAGTTGGCTTCGCCACGTAAAATTTAACATTTGACGTCACTTAGCAACATGTGACAGTGCTCGCCGAATAGTGGCGTGAGCGGTGGAAAGAAAaggtatgcgcaactctgctaacTAAAGGTAGCGcaccgctgcttgccgcgcgatcgcgCTGACGGGGAGGGGGGGCGCCATcacggcatgcttcccgctagtgtgcgcatACCTTTACCGGCTGTCACCGGTGTtgtgagggttagcgaagccgatcgcgttcgcgaatggcgacgtcaacaccgacaaggcgcgagccagggaagccgaacgaaagcgtcggCAGAAGAAGACCAGCGTCACCGATGAGGTGTGAGTCAATGCGATCGCGATCGGTGTTGTCAGacaacaccgatcgcgttcgagaatacagatggcgcgtgggtaacaccgatgagacgcgagccgaggaagccgagtgcaagtgTCTTCAACGCATCCTGACTCCCgtgtccttgcgtttcaaacaaaagtttactcgagtaaacgctacaccaagctttgcttcaaaccgttcttccagcacccgcgtcgagtCAACGCCGCGTGCATCACTGCTTCGAATCcaatcagggttcccttcggagagatggtccatagtttttttaTCGCCGTCTTGCATGAGAGTTAGTCAATATCCGGAACGCAAATGAAAGCTTCCAAAGTATTCGGTGCCTTGCAGGGAATCATAGgtgtcgtcaatgcgtggcataagGCATCAGCGCACCCAGGATTtctttctgggggggggggggtgtgataCTTTAGATAACACTAAATTACCACATACTGAATAATTAATATAGGTTGTATTACCtgcaccaataataataataataataataataataataataataaggacATTGGGGCATGTATAACAGGGGGGTTAGGTCGGAGTCTGGGgggtttcacccccccccccctgtcggTGCGCCATTGGCATAAGGTACATGTCCTTGAGTGTGATCTTATAAATTGCCCGGTAATCGACGAAAAAACGCATGGGGCCATCGTTCTTTTTTCATACATATAGGGGCGTACGGCTGGGCCAGGTGGCGCGCCGGAGCGATACTAGCAGCGCTGTGCGCGGCGGAGAACCGCCCTAGTTGGCCGCTGGCATACCGAGCTGCCGTGCCGCCGCTGCTGGTTTTCAATGGCGAGTAACACGTTGGCGTTCTATTGCGGCTTCCTTCCTCTCGAAAACTGTGAGCTATTTTTTAGGGAAGCGAACCTGACGAAGGGAAAGCTACTCGTGAAACATGTGTTCGCGGTGGAGGAGATCTAGTGTAACCCTGAACACCCGTGAGGCAGTGGATTTACTTATGCCGAAAATGGCCCCCTGTGCCGTTAAGCTTACACCTAACTTAAGTTTCATCAAAAAGAGAACCAATCTGTCCTCTTTTGTCACATCTGACGACCGGTACCATTGCTCGGGCAGAAGGTTGAGCAGCATGCTGAAGACTGTCACTGTAACACTGCAGAGGTCCTGAAGTGCTTGCTCAGATGATTTCACGGACTCGTATCCGAGGAAGCCGCACCTACTTGCCCATGTCTTTTCAGGATGGGTGACCGAGAATAAAATTGACCATTCATAAATATTCAAGAAAGGAAATAAAACTTTCCAATAAATGTCTGCTACGAGGCTTCATTTTTGTGTTTAGCTTCATCAGCTTTGCCTTTGTATTCGTCGAATGTCACTAAAAGGATGGGCAATGTGTAATGTTTGTTATTACGTAGTGACTTGAGGTAGAAATGGTTATAGCACAGTTCTCAATGAACATGTCAAAGAAGAGTTAACATCATTCAGCTTGCCCACTGCGCGGATATTGACCTTGCATGCAAATCTAAAGTTACGGGAATAGCTCATTCGAGCACCCTGCTTCCAAAAGCAAGATATGGCAACAGCGTCTTCACCAACGGATAGTTTGTGCAGCTGTACTCAATGACAGAAGTTACTATAACCCACTCAACGAGGATTATCTGCAGCATTTAACCAACTGCTCTCAGTGCAGCCCTCGGTAACATGGCTGAATTTTAAAAAGTAGAACTCGCAGGCCCAAATTTTATACTAATTCCAACGACAAATCTGGTTCGTTGGGCAGTAGTACTTCAGAACCAACTGCGGATACAAATTCAAATGCTTGGGATGAGTGCAGCTCCGTTGCGAAGGTTAGAGGGGTGAAAGGTAAGTTAAGTGCGTACAAATTTATAATTTTAACAGGTGCACAATTTAATTGtagatttatttttttagttACCCCATCGAAGGAGTTGAAAGTATGTTGCTTTAAGTGCAAAAAAATATCACCTTGTCTGCTTGAGCAACGTGAGTGACTTGTGTGGACCCATGGGTTCCATCGGTTGCAGACAGCATGAGCTGCAAAGGACCCTTGCAGCACACAGGATCTGTCTGCGTTTCCTGCGTAGTTCGAAGAAAAACAATTATACATGGTGAGCTACATGCCACCGGTCACATAGCCTGCGATCTGCACGTTGTAAGACAACTAACCACGACGCAAGTGAATGTGAACTGCTGAGCGTCGACTTTTACCTCCGTCAAGAGCAGCGAGCCCTGCTCCAAGGCTTTTGATTGCGCATTCGCGTCTGGCGAGCGGTCGGCCTCCGACGCGTTCGACAGCACGTCCACGGGTGAGAATTCCTCGGGCGGATGAGGCGACGTCAAATTTCTTGCCCACCTGCGGTAAAAGCAGGGCGAGTATGTCAGTGCGAAATCTGGCTGATTCTACCCTTCATCTTACCTATCGTGTCTCTCACCGCTTACCCGCCGCTTTTTGTAAACATCCGGAAATAGAGTCGGCAGGTAGGCTGGGTTGGCCTGGCTCTCGCTCTTCGCATTGTTCACGAAGTGCCTGCTGcatattcgtgttttttttttttgcaggagccACGGGGAGCCATCAGAGCTATTAGAAAGCAAGGTAATTTAGTGCAGTTCAGCTACTGAATGacaggaaaaagacagaaaaacggTCACTCACTTTTTCCGCCGCACAGTTCTAATCCAGGCTTCTCGGCGGTCTGGCTCGTACCACTTGCCGGAAAACGAATAGAACCTGACGATGGGCTCTTTTCCCTTCGTGTTTGCGACGCTGTTGTGGCACCCAACTACACAACAGTATTTAGAGCCCGGTCTTTTCCTCTTAGGCGCGCTAGTTTTCATCACGGCGAAGCAGCAAGCAGCGTACTCCAAGCGAATCTGCGGACGAGCGCGTCCCGTGTGCGGCAATGAATTGGAGCAAAGGCCGCCAGGGGAGGAAACGGCGCTGCAAGCGCGCGGCGAAACTTGAGCCGTACACCCCTATACaccaggtgatgaccaagggctagctGACGGATGAATTACCTCTCGTTGGAGCGTGGCAGCGAC
This region includes:
- the LOC142775696 gene encoding uncharacterized protein LOC142775696 isoform X1 codes for the protein MKTSAPKRKRPGSKYCCVVGCHNSVANTKGKEPIVRFYSFSGKWYEPDRREAWIRTVRRKNSDGSPWLLQKKKTRICSRHFVNNAKSESQANPAYLPTLFPDVYKKRRVSGERHDRWARNLTSPHPPEEFSPVDVLSNASEADRSPDANAQSKALEQGSLLLTEETQTDPVCCKGPLQLMLSATDGTHGSTQVTHVAQADKTWASRCGFLGYESVKSSEQALQDLCSVTVTVFSMLLNLLPEQWYRSSDVTKEDRLVLFLMKLKLGVSLTAQGAIFGISKSTASRVFRVTLDLLHREHMFHE
- the LOC142775696 gene encoding uncharacterized protein LOC142775696 isoform X3; the protein is MKTSAPKRKRPGSKYCCVVGCHNSVANTKGKEPIVRFYSFSGKWYEPDRREAWIRTVRRKNSDGSPWLLQKKKTRICSRHFVNNAKSESQANPAYLPTLFPDVYKKRRVSGERHDRWARNLTSPHPPEEFSPVDVLSNASEADRSPDANAQSKALEQGSLLLTEETQTDPVCCKGPLQLMLSATDGTHGSTQVTHVAQADKDDKPED
- the LOC142775696 gene encoding uncharacterized protein LOC142775696 isoform X2 is translated as MKTSAPKRKRPGSKYCCVVGCHNSVANTKGKEPIVRFYSFSGKWYEPDRREAWIRTVRRKNSDGSPWLLQKKKTRICSRHFVNNAKSESQANPAYLPTLFPDVYKKRRVSGERHDRWARNLTSPHPPEEFSPVDVLSNASEADRSPDANAQSKALEQGSLLLTEETQTDPVCCKGPLQLMLSATDGTHGSTQVTHVAQADKVVTGEHRGTWNKARVDLPCGTEVTNQTGNLGAMWASTNHPSAVQTSTTQDQSAPPAPGAIDVHALARRRMGPVSYD